A region of Lycium barbarum isolate Lr01 chromosome 1, ASM1917538v2, whole genome shotgun sequence DNA encodes the following proteins:
- the LOC132640176 gene encoding probable transcription factor KAN2, whose amino-acid sequence MELFPAQPDLSLQISPPNSKASSTWKTNTNNNTSAEDKMDLLFWRRALESRNSKPDNNNTTNTSSLFELSLSNPKPSPQLNSSHFHSLQNTNNYFIHPLQQNHFINHHHQQKNQELINSELSFLRPIRGIPVYHQNPPPTLPASHNYPIFAHQTFNNTTNTTTTTATTATLPIRSSSTNPFQSQHHHQAGLMRSRFLSRFPAKRTMRAPRMRWTSSLHARFIHAVELLGGHERATPKSVLELMDVKDLTLAHVKSHLQMYRTVKTTNRAAVPASSGQSEVFDNGSSGDTSEDLMPDMENSRKSDLSDQQGRNSMHLQDKDYHGLWSNSSSRESWQLHGKLGDYSGIMPSLEKTEKKQHKDVEANANCLNYDRLSGEVSSSSITETSPKKPNLEFTLGRPSD is encoded by the exons ATGGAGCTATTCCCAGCACAACCAGACTTATCTTTGCAAATCAGTCCTCCAAACAGCAAAGCATCATCAACTTGGAAGACGAATACAAATAATAATACTAGTGCTGAAGATAAGATGGATTTACTCTTCTGGAGAAGAGCTTTGGAATCAAGAAACTCAAAACCTGATAACAATAATACTACTAATACTTCTTCTCTTTTTGAGCTTTCTTTATCCAATCCTAAACCTTCTCCTCAGCTTAACTCTAGCCATTTCCATTCCCTCCAAAACACTAATAACTACTTCATCCACCCTTTACAGCAAAATCACTTTATAAACCATCATCATCAGCAGAAAAATCAAGAACTAATTAACTCAGAACTTAGTTTTTTAAGACCTATAAGAGGAATTCCAGTGTACCATCAAAATCCTCCTCCTACTCTTCCTGCTTCTCATAATTACCCAATATTTGCTCACCAAACTTTTAACAATACTActaatactactactactactgctACTACAGCTACATTACCTATACGTTCTTCATCAACGAACCCTTTTCAGTCCCAGCATCATCATCAAGCTGGGCTAATGCGATCGAGATTTTTGTCGAGGTTTCCAGCTAAACGTACCATGAGAGCTCCACGGATGAGGTGGACTAGTAGTCTTCATGCTAGATTTATTCATGCTGTTGAGCTCTTGGGTGGCCACGAAA GAGCAACACCCAAGTCAGTTCTTGAGCTAATGGATGTGAAAGACCTCACTTTGGCACATGTTAAATCCCATTTACAG ATGTATCGGACAGTTAAGACTACCAATAGAGCTGCAGTTCCAGCTTCTTCAG GCCAGTCGGAGGTATTCGATAATGGGTCTTCTGGGGATACTTCAGAGGATTTAATGCCTGACATGGAGAATTCAAGAAAGTCTGATTTATCAGACCAACAAGGCAGAAATAGTATGCATCTCCAAGACAAAGATTATCATGGTCTTTGGAGCAACTCTTCAAG TAGGGAAAGTTGGCAGCTGCATGGCAAACTTGGAGATTACTCTGGGATCATGCCATCTCTTGAG AAAACAGAGAAAAAGCAGCATAAAGACGTGGAAGCAAATGCAAATTGCTTAAACTATGACAGACTATCAGGAGAAGTGAGCTCATCAAGCATAACAGAGACAAGTCCAAAGAAGCCTAATCTTGAGTTCACTTTAGGAAGGCCATCagattaa